A single region of the Triticum dicoccoides isolate Atlit2015 ecotype Zavitan chromosome 2B, WEW_v2.0, whole genome shotgun sequence genome encodes:
- the LOC119364479 gene encoding glutathione hydrolase 1-like — MAPGRLRWSATALVLLFLAAGAAAEAARREVVTSPHGAVAADDERCSRIGRDALRCGGTAVDAAVATSLCLGVVSPASSGIGGGAFMLVRLADGTAVIYDSRETAPLAATKDMYGGNDTLKARGALSIGVPGEIAGLYEAWKRHGKLPWKELVMPAAKLAWAFTVSPYLHMQMKATEAGILGNAGMRAVYASNGEILKVGDVCRNGKLARTLEAVAERGPAAFYSGPVADLLVKDVKEAGGIMTKEDLEKYQVKVRRPLSQSVMGLTVLSMPPPSAGGAGLMLVLNILAQYGVSGISGSLGIHRLVESLKHYMAVKMNLGDPDFVDVGAVVSDMLSPKFAAELKRTIYDNMTFSPQHYGGRWNILQDHGTSHLSIVDGERNAVSMTSTVNAYFGSLILSPSTGVLLNNEMDDFSMPANTTANTPPPAPNNFVAPLKRPLSSMCPTIVLKDGKLKAAVGASGGSMIPAGTIEVLLNHFAKNMDPLSSVMAPRVYHQLIPNEVQYENWTTVTGDVFLLDAATRGDLLKKGHALKPLAGGTISQLVVHNVEGRGDLTAVSDPRKGGVPAGY; from the exons ATGGCCC CTGGACGCCTACGATGGTCGGCGACCGCGCTCGTCCTTCTCTTCCTTGCCGCCGGAGCGGCGGCGGAGGCTGCACGCAGGGAGGTTGTGACCTCGCCGCACGGCGCCGTGGCGGCCGACGACGAGCGGTGCTCCAGGATCGGGCGTGACGCGCTCCGCTGTGGCGGCACCGCCGTGGACGCCGCCGTCGCCACGTCGCTCTGCCTCGGCGTGGTCAGCCCCGCGTCCAGCGGCATCGGCGGGGGCGCGTTCATGCTGGTCAGGCTCGCCGACGGCACGGCCGTCATCTACGACTCCCGTGAGACCGCGCCGCTGGCCGCCACAAAG GACATGTACGGCGGCAATGACACGCTGAAAGCCAGGGGCGCGCTCTCCATCGGAGTCCCGGGTGAAATCGCGGGCCTCTACGAGGCATGGAAGCGCCACGGCAAGCTCCCATGGAAGGAACTGGTGATGCCGGCCGCGAAGCTCGCCTGGGCGTTCACGGTGTCGCCGTACCTCCACATGCAGATGAAAGCGACCGAAGCCGGCATCCTCGGCAACGCCGGGATGCGGGCCGTGTACGCCTCCAACGGGGAGATCCTCAAGGTCGGCGACGTGTGCCGCAACGGCAAGCTCGCGAGGACGCTCGAGGCCGTCGCGGAGAGAGGGCCGGCCGCGTTCTACAGTGGCCCGGTGGCGGACCTGCTGGTGAAGGACGTGAAGGAGGCCGGAGGGATCATGACCAAGGAGGATCTGGAGAAGTATCAGGTCAAGGTGCGCCGGCCGCTTTCGCAGAGTGTCATGGGGCTTACTGTGCTCAGCATGCCTCCTCCTTCTGCCGGCGGTGCGGGTCTCATGCTG GTTTTGAACATCCTGGCTCAGTATGGAGTTTCTGGTATTTCCGGCTCTCTTGGGATTCATCGCCTTGTTGAATCCTTGAAGCATTACATGGCAGTAAAGATGAATCTTGGAGATCCTGACTTTGTTGATGTTGGTGCGGTTGTTTCCGACATGCTCTCTCCCAAGTTTGCTGCTGAGCTGAAGAGAACGATTTACGATAATATGACATTTTCACCTCAACATTATGGTGGAAG GTGGAACATCCTTCAGGACCACGGGACCAGCCACCTATCCATCGTGGACGGCGAGAGGAACGCCGTCTCGATGACGAGCACTGTCAACGCCTACTTCGGATCCCTGATCCTGTCCCCGAGCACAGGCGTTCTGCTCAACAATGAGATGGACGACTTCTCCATGCCGGCGAACACCACCGCGAACACTCCGCCGCCGGCTCCCAACAACTTCGTGGCCCCTCTGAAGCGCCCCCTCTCCTCCATGTGTCCAACCATCGTTCTCAAG GATGGGAAGCTGAAGGCCGCGGTGGGCGCCAGCGGCGGGAGCATGATCCCTGCCGGGACGATCGAGGTGCTACTCAACCACTTCGCTAAGAACATGGATCCGTTATCCTCTGTCATGGCGCCGCGAGTTTATCACCAG CTGATCCCGAACGAGGTTCAGTACGAGAACTGGACGACGGTGACCGGCGACGTATTCTTGCTGGACGCCGCGACGAGAGGCGACCTGCTGAAGAAGGGCCACGCCCTGAAGCCGCTCGCCGGGGGAACCATAAGCCAGCTCGTGGTGCACAACGTCGAGGGCCGCGGGGACCTGACCGCCGTGAGCGATCCGAGGAAAGGCGGCGTCCCGGCGGGGTACTGA